A genome region from Jeongeupia sp. HS-3 includes the following:
- a CDS encoding biotin--[acetyl-CoA-carboxylase] ligase: protein MADTLTCLQFLSADRFTSGADIAGALGVSRASVSTALGAAEDYGVKLTRRTGAGYRLETPIEWLDAKAIQAGMAHRSHVALQVITRTDSTNRQLLAAPAHGKALVAEWQDGGRGRLGRRWLGQLGGSLLFSLAWRFERGTAGLSGLSLAVGAIVAETLAAAGVAGIGLKWPNDLLLDGAKVGGILIEISGDAMGPTDAVIGIGLNLHAPDNIADQASTGLASHGLALGRNALLAQLLTALEAGLEHFTRAGFAPFKPRWEALSAWSDMAVELVSPDGSRRGGRLAGLTDDGALRLATERGEAIIHTGDLSLRRARS from the coding sequence ATGGCCGATACCCTTACCTGTCTGCAGTTCCTCAGCGCCGATCGCTTCACCTCGGGCGCCGATATCGCCGGCGCGCTCGGCGTCTCGCGCGCCAGCGTCTCGACCGCGCTCGGCGCCGCCGAGGATTATGGCGTCAAGCTGACGCGACGCACCGGCGCCGGCTACCGGCTGGAAACGCCGATCGAATGGCTCGATGCCAAGGCCATTCAGGCCGGCATGGCACACCGCAGCCATGTAGCCCTGCAGGTGATCACCCGTACCGATTCAACCAACCGCCAGTTGCTGGCCGCGCCCGCGCACGGCAAGGCACTGGTGGCCGAGTGGCAGGATGGCGGTCGCGGCCGGCTCGGCCGGCGCTGGCTGGGTCAGCTTGGGGGCAGCCTGCTGTTTTCGCTGGCGTGGCGCTTCGAGCGCGGCACCGCCGGTTTGTCCGGGCTGTCGCTCGCCGTCGGCGCCATCGTTGCCGAAACGCTTGCCGCGGCCGGGGTCGCCGGCATCGGGCTGAAGTGGCCCAACGATCTGCTGCTCGACGGCGCCAAGGTCGGCGGCATTCTGATTGAAATCTCCGGGGATGCGATGGGCCCGACCGATGCGGTGATCGGCATCGGCCTGAACCTGCACGCCCCGGACAATATCGCCGACCAGGCCAGCACCGGTCTGGCCAGCCACGGCTTGGCGCTGGGGCGAAATGCCTTGCTGGCGCAACTGCTGACCGCGCTGGAAGCCGGCCTCGAACACTTCACCCGCGCCGGCTTTGCGCCGTTCAAGCCGCGCTGGGAAGCACTGAGCGCATGGAGCGATATGGCGGTCGAGCTGGTATCGCCCGACGGCAGCCGCCGCGGCGGCCGTCTGGCCGGGCTGACCGACGATGGCGCGCTACGGCTGGCCACCGAGCGCGGCGAAGCCATCATCCACACCGGCGATTTGAGCCTGCGCCGGGCGCGGAGCTGA
- a CDS encoding type III pantothenate kinase, with translation MAIKLFIDLGNTRLKWATADAPGDWLAHNNAAHDRLDTAFAAWRDLPTPASVHGACVAAPALREQIDAFALAHWGQTIDWLSPSRQALGVENRYRRLEQQGPDRWAAVLGARALFPAEALVIASAGTALTIDALTADGLFLGGMIIPGYRLMKRALATGTARLPDAAGSIHDYPTSTEDAIETGIRTALAASIDAMVTRLAARGETPILLLAGGDAAQLTSLLNTPATLVDNLVLHGLAALAFA, from the coding sequence ATGGCCATCAAACTGTTTATCGACCTAGGCAATACCCGGCTCAAATGGGCGACGGCCGATGCACCCGGCGACTGGCTGGCGCACAACAACGCCGCGCACGACCGGCTCGACACCGCCTTCGCCGCCTGGCGCGATCTCCCCACCCCGGCCTCGGTTCACGGCGCTTGCGTGGCCGCCCCGGCACTGCGCGAGCAGATCGACGCCTTCGCCCTGGCGCACTGGGGTCAAACGATTGACTGGCTGTCGCCATCACGCCAGGCACTGGGCGTGGAAAACCGCTACCGCCGGCTTGAACAGCAAGGCCCGGATCGCTGGGCCGCCGTGCTCGGGGCGCGCGCGCTGTTTCCCGCCGAAGCACTGGTCATCGCCAGCGCCGGCACCGCGCTGACCATAGACGCACTCACCGCCGACGGCCTCTTTCTCGGCGGCATGATCATCCCCGGCTACCGGCTGATGAAGCGCGCACTTGCCACCGGCACCGCCCGCTTGCCCGATGCGGCCGGCAGCATCCACGATTACCCCACATCGACCGAAGACGCGATCGAAACCGGCATCCGCACCGCGCTGGCGGCCAGCATCGACGCGATGGTGACCCGGCTGGCCGCGCGCGGCGAAACCCCCATACTGTTGCTTGCAGGCGGCGATGCTGCACAACTGACATCGCTGCTTAACACGCCGGCAACGCTTGTAGATAATCTCGTGCTTCACGGTTTGGCAGCACTGGCTTTCGCCTGA
- a CDS encoding SPOR domain-containing protein, whose protein sequence is MKWFLATLLALNLLFFGYTRLMPERGSGEARLPEIAASQVQTINLAGVANTPTPTPIPLAASGPEATPAPQPSPTPRPTPTPTPKPQAQAETAGVCLRWAGLSGADIDSARARLKLLGLSAQEHSSGENSRVWVYIPPLADLDTAKKKAEQLAELGVDDYLVVNDGKRWQNAISLGVFSTKEAGERRLAQLQAKGVRSAVVRERDDGLKPTSFTIARTTPEQLQKLQKASAQLRGAQLQEIACK, encoded by the coding sequence ATGAAATGGTTTTTGGCAACGCTGCTGGCACTCAACCTGCTGTTCTTCGGCTATACCCGGCTGATGCCCGAGCGCGGTAGCGGCGAGGCACGCTTGCCCGAAATCGCCGCCAGCCAGGTGCAAACGATCAATCTTGCCGGCGTCGCCAATACCCCGACCCCCACCCCGATACCGCTGGCTGCATCCGGGCCCGAGGCAACACCCGCGCCCCAGCCCAGCCCCACACCGCGCCCGACACCGACACCCACGCCAAAGCCGCAGGCGCAGGCCGAGACCGCCGGCGTTTGCCTGCGCTGGGCCGGGCTTAGTGGTGCCGATATCGATAGCGCCAGAGCCAGGCTCAAGCTACTGGGTCTGTCCGCGCAAGAGCACAGCAGCGGCGAAAATTCGCGCGTCTGGGTGTATATCCCGCCGCTGGCCGATCTGGATACGGCCAAGAAAAAAGCCGAACAACTGGCCGAACTGGGGGTTGATGATTACCTGGTCGTCAACGACGGCAAACGCTGGCAGAACGCCATCTCGCTCGGCGTGTTCTCGACCAAAGAAGCCGGCGAGCGCCGGCTGGCGCAACTGCAGGCCAAGGGCGTGCGCTCGGCCGTGGTGCGCGAGCGTGACGACGGGTTGAAGCCGACCAGCTTCACCATCGCCAGAACCACACCGGAGCAGTTGCAGAAGCTGCAGAAGGCCAGCGCTCAGCTACGCGGTGCGCAGTTGCAGGAAATCGCCTGCAAGTAA